ACACGTTGCAGCACTTCTTCTAAATCCTCCCAATATTCTTGTCTAGTTGAAGCATCTAGTCCTGCTTGTGGTGCATAGGCACTCACAATAGTTACAACTTCATCCCCTATCACAAgcttaataattataattcgATCACTATTTCGGGACACGTCCACTACATCATCAATATATTCTCGGTCAATAAGGATACCTACCCCATTCCTACCCCTAGTTTTTCCCGAATAGCAAAGCTTATAACCCCATGCGGCTATTTCTCTTGCCTTGTTTCCAACCCACTTAGTCTCCTGCAACATTAATATGTTAATTCTCCTCCTTCTCATAACCTCTACTACTCGATTGATCTCCCTGTCAAAGAGCCAATATTCCAAGTCCCAAAACGCATCCTACTACCCTTACCCTTACCCTTACCCCTGCCCTTACCATGAAACCTTGGATAGTTAACACCACCCTCGGGAGGCGCGCTGCTTCTGGGCGACGGCCTAGCAACCCTTGCATATTTTCCACTACACCCGGGCCTAGGAAGTGTAGCGCACCCTTGCATATTCGACACCACCCTCGGGTGTAGGGGTGGCGCGCCGCTTCTGGGCGACGACCTAGCAACCCTCACAATCTCACATATTTTTCACTACCCCATTCCTACCCCTAGTTTTTCCCGAATAGCAAAGCTTATAACCCCATGCGGCTATTTCTCTTGCCTTGTTTCCAACCCACTTAGTCTCCTGCAACATTAATATGTTAATTCTCCTCCTTCTCATAACCTCTACTACTCGATTGATCTCCCTGTCAAAGAGCCAATGTTCCAAGTCCCAAAACGCATCCTACTACCCTTACCCTTACCCTTACCCTTACCCTTACCCTTACCCTTACCCTTACCCCTGCCCTTACCATGAAACCTTGGATAGTTAACACCACCCTCGGGAGGCGCGCTGCTTCTGGGCGACGGCCTAGCAACCCTTGCATATTTTCCACTACACCCGGGCCTAGGAAGTGTAGCGCACCCTTGCATATTCGACACCACCCTCGGGTGTAGGGGTGGCGCGCCGCTTCTGGGCGACGACCTAGCAACCCTCACAATCTCACATATTTTTCACTACACCCGGGCTTAAGAGGTGTAGCGCGTCGCTGAGAAGGGGACGCCCCCACGATATTCCATTGTCGATTCATGCCATGATATGTGGCTTAGTTTTACTGCTGGCCGCCACCAACCTACCGCACCCTCCTCCTTTATCCGGGCTTGGAACCGGCAGTGAATGCCGCATACGCGACACTTACTGGCAGAGTTCAATTACTTCATCCATAaagataaatatatatatttttaattagaAAGAACAGGCCCTTACTTATTTAGGGAAGATGCAAAATATAGAGATCAGAAGGCGTGGTTGGTGGGTCATTAGATCGGAGAAAGGGAAGGGGCGTGGTTGGTGGGTCACTAGATCGGTAAGGGAACCCGTTGGAAGGCGAGGTGAGGCCGAATTCACATCAGAAATCGCCAACATGAACACAAACGAAATCTTTAGTTGCGTATAGAAACAAAACGAACCACTTCTATTCTTGGAGCCGATGCTTCATGTATGAATTGCTATAAGAAAGCCTTGCAGGTTACCCTGCCCCAACTATCCAACTTCTCCCTTCCCTGAATAACAGAAAAGATAAAGAGagacaagaaaaagaaaagaagatttTGAACAGGAGGCACTACTGCACTAGTCTCTCTCTCTTATAAAGAAGAAAGGACTCATATCTCTGTATGGGTAGTGTCCGCTAGTTTTAAGTTTGAAGATGCCTGAATATTGATGTTAGCATATCTGCACTTGAAGAATGTGTAACGCAAGTGATTGCTGCTTGATCTACCTTAGGCAAGTTGGTTAGTTTCCCAAACTATGATGAGATTTCTGATTGTTTCCCTTGGAAAGCTATTTCATCTATATACTTAATATCTCTTACAAGCATTGGATTTCCTCAATTATGATAAGATATTGAAATTTAGACGTTATAACATATAAACATTAGCAAAACGAGAAAGAAGTTGAACGGGGAGATTCCCGAGCTTTCCCATGCATACCCTCTAGTTCCTCTAGAATGAGGGTCTAATAACCATTATTTTTCTGAGGGATATTAGATTCCTATTTCTTGGACAAGAGGGAGATTTGCATATTTTTTATGCTTCTTCAGTACTCGTTGTTTTCCCCTTCCATGTAaaaaattaggttagttttccTCCAATGAGCACCTGGAAGCAAATGGAAAATggagaaaggaaaggaaaccAAATGCAATACCTTGTGCCCTGTTGTCTTTTACGGTTCATTTTCAATGACAGCTATTCTTTTTCTGGTTGTTGCAGGTACAGAAGCTATGTTTGCAGATATTGGTCACTTTACAGCCTTCTCCATAAAGGTATTTATTCTAGGCTATGTTCCTCTAAAGTTGCAACGTTATTGATGGTAAGATTTATTTCGGTCTAAGACCAGGTTTGAAGACCCTACACCATTGCCAAATGTGGATCCCTAATTCCCAAGGAACCGAAGCATAGATATCAGACAAGCTAAAAGTTAGATAAAATGAATGAGACGTAATGGATTTTACAGTTGTCAGGAAATTTAGGAATGGCGTTTGCTTTTCTTACATATGCTATTGGGCTATTGAGGTCTACTTATCTTTGTGGAACCACATTTGACCTCTGCTTCCGATTAACATTTCCGCATTGTTTCTTTAGTTGCAAGTGAGCTAATATTGTTTATCTATTTTGCAGCTCGTTTTCGCATGTGTCATATATCCATGCCTTGTGGTTCAGTACATGGGTCAGGCTGCGTATCTGTCTAAGAACACAGCCCATATTGATCACTGTTTCTATGACTCTATACCTGGTAAGCTATCTTATTGCCACAAAAACTTGGATTCTTTTAATTCGATACCACTGCTGGTTATagcttgaaaatttattatGTTGCATGTCTTGTGAAACAGAATCTGTATTTTGGCCTGTGTTTGTTATTGCAACTCTTGCTGCGATTGTTGGAAGTCAGGCTGTCATCACTGCAACATTCTCTATTGTCAAACAATGCCATGCTCTAGGATGCTTCCCAAGAGTGAAAGTTGTTCACACATCAAAACATATATATGGCCAGATATACATTCCAGAAATAAACTGGATTCTCATGATCCTTACTCTTGCAGTAACTATTGGTTTCCGTGATACCACAATGATTGGTAATGCATATGGTAAGCTCATTTGACTTGTATATGGTCTTCAGTGGTCTATGTCTGTGCAATTGTGTATGGAGTGTTCAAATTCTGAATCAATGTTGTCAAATTAGGTCAGAGTTAGTAATTATGGAATCCATTGTTGACATTTTTTAGGGAGTATAGTTTCATCCGTCAAGAATGCATAAAACCTCATATCGGTCTGTAGAGCTGTCTTAAATGTAAGAGGTCATGGGATAGAAGAtccattttgtttattttttgcaAGTTAAGCTGTTCCTCTGGTCAGTTCAGTTGGGTGGTCAGTGATTCCTGCTGCTGCTTTGATAAATGGACTAGATTTTCTCATTTGTGGTTATAATTCCCTGCACCTGGTAAATTTGGTTGAACAGGGTCCAGCACAGTTTGTACAAGAATTTTCTGAATACTTATTACTTATATCAGGATGGTATTATGGATAGACATGCAGGGAAAATTTTGATTGACTTAAAGATTTTCTGAGTTTCTGGCACAATGTAATTACTAATTAGTTTCTGTTTGGACTTTTGGTGGATCATCCTAACTCTTAATGTCTTGTATCCAGGGCTGGCTTGCATATCAGTCATGCTTATCACAACTTGCCTTATGGCACTTGTTCTGACATTTGTGTGGCAAAGAGGTGCTTTTGCTATTCCGTTTCTTCTGTTCTTCGGTTTTATTGAGGCTGTGTATTTATCTTCAGCATTTATCAAAGTACCTCAAGGGGGCTGGGTTCCTATAATGCTGTCACTTGTTATTGTGCTTGTAATGTATGTTTGGCACTATGGAACCCGCAAGAAGTACAACTTTGACCTTCACAACAAGGTCTCGCTGAAATGGATACTCGGCCTGGGTCCCAGTCTTGGTATAGTACGTGTACCTGGCATCGGGTTGATTTACTCTGAACTGGCAGTGGGAGTTCCTGCTATCTTTTCCCACTTTGTGACTAATCTACCTGCCTTTCACAAGGTCTTGGTTTTTGTCTGTGTAAAGTCGGTGCCAGTCCCATATGTTTCTCCAGAAGAGCGTTTTCTCATTGGCCGGATTTGTCCTAGACCATATCGCATGTATCGTTGTATAGTTCGATATGGATACAAGGATATTCCTCGGGATGATGGGGAATTTGAGGACTTGCTTATCAAAAGCATTGCAGAATTCATTCAGATGGAAGCTGTAGAACCTCAGTTTTCTGGGTCTGACAGTTCCTCCTTTGATGGTAGGATGGCTGTGATAAGCACTCGAACTGTTGAATCAAACTCAAGCTTAGTTGTATCCGAGCATGATGATATGGATATGAACGAAATTACTCAAAGTAGTAGGTCTCTGACACTTCAGAGTTTAAGATCTGTGTACGAGGATGAGAATGTGCAGATCAGGAGGCGTCATGTTAGATTCCAGCTGCCACAAAATCCTGCAATGGATCAATATGTAAGAGAAGAGCTATTGGATTTGATTGAGGCAAAGGAAGCTGGGGTTGCTTATATAATGGGTCATTCCTATGTAAAGGCTCGAAGGTCCTCTTCTTTCCTAAAAAAGCTTGGTATTGATATTGGATATTCGTTTCTGAGGAAGAATTGTCGTGGTCCTTCTGTAGCACTCAACATACCTCACATAAGCCTCATTGAAGTTGGAATGATATACTATGTCTagattattttttgtgatttttgttGTAACTATTGGTGTTTTCCTTGAACAGTGATTAGAGGATGGAGGGGAAAGAAGGAAAAAAGGATCATTAGTGTAGTTCCCTTTAGTTACTTTAAGGCTAGTCCAATCCCCTTCTGCTTTTTGCTTGTGTACAGTCAATAAAATGTTGATGTTCATTTACAAAGTTTTGTAGATTTCTGTTTAGTGATAAAGAATACACTACTTGATTTACAGCTTTTGTGTTCATTTCACAGGTGTTTGTTTCGCTGCTATTGTAGTTGTCGGTAAGTCGGTGTAGTACTGTGGTGTTTTATAAATGCATGCTGTACAATGTACATTTTGCAGTTTGACTGGAAGATTCAAATACTCCAGTAAATTTAAGCTTTACTTGTAGGCTGCAGGTGGTAGAGGTGGGAAATGAGTTGTCTGAACTGAGTTTGGTTTGTGTCATATTTGGGTAATAAGTCAGCCGGTTCGAGGTGTGATTGAAGTAGGTTTATGTGTGATCATCCAGGGGTTAAAACAGAGATATGTGATTGTAATGCGTCAAAATAATTTATATATAGTTTTACAGAAGTGTCTTTTTCAGCAGTCTAACGTCCTTGCATCAGTGGGTAATCACAGGTGACAGACCTACGTTACAAGGCACCATATGAGGTAAGCAACCCTAACAAAACTggaggttgttgttgttgagcaGCTATATCTGTATTTTGAATATATAGGAATATATAGGGAAGTTTAGTACATCTTAAACTTCCGAtaaattttcttatttaattttaattaggtcAACTCTCACCTGTCAGGTTGGCCGTAGTCAGATTATCTAATCTATAATGTCAGCGTATTTAATTTCCTGTTAGTTTGATAACCAACCTTCCCATTGTACGCTTAATATATAGAATTACGTATTTATGGAAACAGCAATTTCACAATCACTTGAGAATTGAGATTATGGAACATAGAGCGAGGCATTTGGTTGTTGTTGTGCTAGTAATGTTGACTAGTAATATGCCATTGTCGACAGCTCAAGATGGATCTTCGTGTGTCAACAGCCTTTCTCCTTGCATGAACTACTTGAATAGCACCCGTGATCCACCTCAATCTTGTTGCGATCCTTTGAAATATGTTGTCCAGACTAATCAACAATGCTTGTGTAGAATGATTAGTACTCAAGGCGCTTTCCAAGCTCAGCTCTTAGGCATCAATATCTCTCAGGTTGAGATGTTGCCTGAAAGATGTGGCCTGCGTGTTAACCCTATTGCCTGCCTTAAAGGTATTCCTTCATATCTTCTATTTTTCCTTATTACAATTTACAAAATTACAAATTGCCTGCCTTAAACGTATATTTGTTTCGGAAACTAGAAACTGAGTTTGAACAGATTGATATCTGATATGGTTTTTGGTGTTGTACAGGTTTATCAGGGTCAAGAAACAATGTTCAGAACTCTGCTGGAGTACACTCGTTCCCATCTCTCATCTTGCTCATTTTTGGATCAATTTACCTATTTTTTATGTCCTAGTAGATGGTTGCACACCTATGGTGTTCTAGCACCTTATGAGTATATGAAATAGTAGTATTCATTCATTTATTGTGCTTTCATGCTATCAAAGTGAACTTATTAATCATCGTACAATTTATAGTGTACACATAGAGGTATGTCTTGgtaaaaatattataatttactACATATTATATTGGCAATTTTTAAGCATAAGTTCATGTCAAGGATACTACTTGTTCAAAAGATGGAAACTAATTTACTAAAGCAAAAACCATCTTACAGGAATACAACTAATTTTCTACATTTTGATAGCAAAGTCTTAGAAAAGAGAAACTAATCATTAATGAAAATCGAGTCATCGAAGTTCAAAGATACAATAGGAGAATAAAAATAAGACATCCAGAAACGTCTACCAACCTGCAAACTTTGACATAAGCAAACTAATATGTGATAGACTAAACAAACACTAGAAAACACTATGATATCACCAACAAAAATATGGAATGAGCACAAACCCTGTTCTTACTCCAAATGGCCTTAATCATGGTTTGAGTTGCGACAAATAACATGTGTCGCAATCCTACGTGTCACTCTTTTAATGGTACCATAAGGGTATCACGTAGACCGCAACTcatcaaattattttttactatcaacgccatatttttactatgaaaatattaaaataaggtAATCCATAAAAAAAAGATGGAAGTAATTTTTATAATccataaaaaaagaagaaaataactttataatggttatagtaaatatatatttccaTTTATCCTGTAAattataaattgaaaaatagaaattacaatctaaaaatatatttttatgtagTTTTAAAAAA
This genomic stretch from Spinacia oleracea cultivar Varoflay chromosome 3, BTI_SOV_V1, whole genome shotgun sequence harbors:
- the LOC110796402 gene encoding potassium transporter 4, which codes for MESEPGISPSRTSSKLSWVNLSRTLLLAYQSVGVVYGDLSTSPLYVYTSTFKGKHMPVSEETVFGAFSLLFWTLTLIPLLKYVFFVLSADDNGEGGTFALYSLLCRHAKFSLLPNQQAADEELSTYKYGHAAPVTASSPLKRFLDKHKKLRIALLVFVLIGAGMVIGDGVLTPAISVLSSVSGLQVAETKLNEGELMLIASVILVGLFALQHCGTHKVAFLFAPVVLVWLFAIFGIGLYNTIYWNPKIVQAFSPHYIVKYFQETGKQGWISLGGILLCTTGTEAMFADIGHFTAFSIKLVFACVIYPCLVVQYMGQAAYLSKNTAHIDHCFYDSIPESVFWPVFVIATLAAIVGSQAVITATFSIVKQCHALGCFPRVKVVHTSKHIYGQIYIPEINWILMILTLAVTIGFRDTTMIGNAYGLACISVMLITTCLMALVLTFVWQRGAFAIPFLLFFGFIEAVYLSSAFIKVPQGGWVPIMLSLVIVLVMYVWHYGTRKKYNFDLHNKVSLKWILGLGPSLGIVRVPGIGLIYSELAVGVPAIFSHFVTNLPAFHKVLVFVCVKSVPVPYVSPEERFLIGRICPRPYRMYRCIVRYGYKDIPRDDGEFEDLLIKSIAEFIQMEAVEPQFSGSDSSSFDGRMAVISTRTVESNSSLVVSEHDDMDMNEITQSSRSLTLQSLRSVYEDENVQIRRRHVRFQLPQNPAMDQYVREELLDLIEAKEAGVAYIMGHSYVKARRSSSFLKKLGIDIGYSFLRKNCRGPSVALNIPHISLIEVGMIYYV
- the LOC110796403 gene encoding non-specific lipid transfer protein GPI-anchored 30 codes for the protein MEHRARHLVVVVLVMLTSNMPLSTAQDGSSCVNSLSPCMNYLNSTRDPPQSCCDPLKYVVQTNQQCLCRMISTQGAFQAQLLGINISQVEMLPERCGLRVNPIACLKGLSGSRNNVQNSAGVHSFPSLILLIFGSIYLFFMS